The following are from one region of the Molothrus aeneus isolate 106 chromosome 7, BPBGC_Maene_1.0, whole genome shotgun sequence genome:
- the ABCB6 gene encoding ATP-binding cassette sub-family B member 6: MAVLGGYCEGNNSITQAWVQQGFQPCFFFTLVPSVLLSICLLLGALQYACYARFSRAMEPKYIPRSHLYRGQVLLSLFLALQPFGGLLWQGVGLRQLYGYMLLYACLWALSWGCAIALLQLEHTRVLAHDRTRGHGTVLLLFWALAFAAENLTLMCWRSPLWWWALEDTNQKVQFGFWLLRYICTFMLFILGMKAPGLPHKPYMLLINEEERDVENSQPLLTDGSRTTSTWKDFQRKLRLLVPYMWPRGNHLLQGLVLFCMALMGLERAINVFVPIYYKNIVNELTMGAPWHTLAWTVCSYVGLKFLQGGGAGSTGFVSNLRTFLWVWVQQFTNRQVQVQLFAHLHGLSLRWHLGRRTGEVLRSVDRGTSSINSLLSYIIFSIVPTIADIVISIVYFTSVFSAWFGLIIFVCMSLYLTLTIFITEWRTKYRRDMNTRDNEAKSRAVDSLLNFETVKYYNAESYEVNRFNDAIVKYQVSEWKVSASLGLLNQTQNLVIGLGLLAGSLLCAYFVTENKLQVGDFVLFGTYIIQLYTPLNWFGTYYRMIQNSFVDMENMFELFHEEQEVKDVVNASDLRLEAGQIEFENVHFSYIDGKEILQDVSFSVMPGQTLALVGPSGSGKSTIIRLLFRFYDVQGGCIRIDGQDISQVKQASLRAHIGVVPQDTVLFNDTIANNIRYGRILATDQEVQEAARAADIHDRILSFPDGYNTQVGERGLKLSGGEKQRVAIARTILKGPHIILLDEATSALDTETERNIQASLAKVCAHRTTIVVAHRLSTVVGADQILVLKDGHIVERGRHEELLQKGGVYAGMWLQQQTGDESESKEHHTEKPQSSKKAS, translated from the exons ATGGCCGTGCTGGGGGGCTACTGTGAGGGCAATAACTCCATCACCCAGGCCTGGGTCCAGCAAggcttccagccctgcttcttCTTCACGTTGGTGccatctgtgctgctgagcatcTGCCTGTTGCTGGGTGCCCTGCAGTATGCCTGCTATGCCCGCTTCAGCCGTGCCATGGAGCCCAAGTACATTCCCCGCTCTCACCTCTACCGTGGCCaggtcctgctgtccctgttcctggccctgcagcccttTGGTGGGCTGCTGTGGCAAGGAGTGGGGCTGAGACAGCTCTATGGGTATATGTTGCTGTATGCCTGCCTCTGGGccctcagctggggctgtgccattgccctcctgcagctggagcacacCCGGGTGCTGGCCCATGACCGAACACGGGGCCACGGCACTGTTCTCCTCCTCTTTTGGGCACTGGCCTTTGCTGCTGAGAACCTGACCCTGATGTGCTGGAGGAGCCCTCTGTGGTGGTGGGCACTGGAGGACACCAACCAGAAG GTGCAGTTTGGCTTCTGGCTGCTGCGTTACATCTGCACATTCATGCTCTTCATCCTGGGCATGAAGGCCCCGGGGCTACCCCACAAGCCCTACATGCTGCTAATCAATGAGGAGGAGCGGGACGTGGAAAACAGCCAG ccacTCCTGACTGATGGCAGCAGAACCACCTCCACCTGGAAGGATTTCCAGAGGAAGCTGCGGCTGCTGGTGCCGTACATGTGGCCGAGGGGCAACcacctgctgcaggggctggtgcTGTTCTGCATGGCACTCATGGGGCTGGAGCGGGCCATCAACGTCTTCGTGCCCATCTACTACAAGAACATTG TGAATGAGCTGACAATGGGTGCTCCCTGGCACACCCTGGCCTGGACTGTCTGCAGCTATGTGGGGCTGAAGTTCCTGCAAGGTGGAGGTGCTG GTTCCACTGGCTTTGTGAGCAACCTGCGCACCTTCCTGTGGGTGTGGGTGCAGCAGTTCACCAACAGGCAGGTGCAGGTGCAGCTCTTTGCCCACCTGCATGGGCTGTCCCTGCGCTGGCACCTGGGGCGTCGCACTGGTGAGGTCCTGCGTAGCGTGGACCGGGGCACCAGCAGCATCAACAGCCTGCTCAG CTACATCATCTTCAGCATTGTCCCCACCATTGCGGATATTGTCATCAGCATAGTTTACTTCACCTCGGTCTTCAGCGCTTGGTTTGGCCTCATCATCTTCGTGTGTATGAGCCTGTACCTGA CTCTGACCATCTTCATCACTGAGTGGAGAACCAAGTACCGTCGGGACATGAACACGCGGGACAATGAGGCCAAGTCCCGGGCTGTGGACTCGCTCCTCAATTTCGAGACG GTGAAGTACTACAATGCAGAGAGCTATGAGGTGAACCGCTTTAACGATGCCATTGTCAAGTACCAG GTCTCAGAATGGAAGGTCAGTGCCTCGCTGGGCCTCCTCAACCAGACCCAGAACCTGGTCATTGGCCTTGGGCTGCTGGCAgggtccctgctctgtgcctaCTTTGTCACTGAAAACAAGCTGCAG GTGGGGGATTTTGTCCTCTTTGGCACCTACATAATCCAGCTCTACACGCCACTCAACTGGTTCGGGACTTACTATAG GATGATCCAGAATTCCTTTGTGGACATGGAAAATATGTTTGAGCTCTTccatgaggagcaggag GTGAAGGATGTGGTGAATGCCAGCGACCTGCGCTTGGAGGCTGGGCAGATTGAGTTTGAGAACGTGCACTTCAGCTACATAGATGG GAAGGAAATCCTGCAGGATGTCTCTTTTTCTGTGATGCCTGGGCAAACCCTGGCTCTG GTGGGACCTTCAGGCTCTGGAAAGAGCACTATCATCCGTCTGCTCTTCCGCTTCTACGATGTACAGGGTGGCTGCATCCGCATTGACGGTCAGGACATCTCCCAG GTGAAGCAGGCTTCGCTGCGTGCTCACATTGGGGTGGTGCCCCAGGACACGGTGCTCTTCAACGACACCATCGCCAACAATATCCGCTATGGACGGATCCTGGCCACTGACCAGGAGGTACAGGAGGCAGCCCGGGCTGCTGACATCCACGACCgtatcctttcttttcctgatg GATACAACACCCAGGTGGGAGAGCGGGGGCTGAAGCTGAGCGGGGGTGAGAAGCAGCGCGTTGCCATCGCACGCACCATCCTGAAGGGTCCCCACATCATCCTGCTGGATGAG GCCACATCTGCACTTGACACAGAGACTGAGAGGAACATCCAGGCTTCTCTGGCCAAGGTCTGCGCCCACCGCACCACCATCGTTGTTGCACACAG GCTCTCCACTGTGGTAGGTGCAGACCAGATCCTGGTGCTTAAGGATGGACACATTGTGGAGCGAGGGAG gcatgaggagctgctgcagaagggagGTGTGTATGCTGGcatgtggctgcagcagcagactGGGGACGAGAGCGAGAGCAAGGAGCACCACACTGAGAAGCCCCAGAGCAGCAAGAAAGCGTCATGA
- the ZFAND2B gene encoding AN1-type zinc finger protein 2B isoform X2 produces the protein MEFPDLGAHCSWPACQRLDFLPLKCDACEQIFCTDHIAYAQHDCTSAYKKDVQVPVCPLCNTPVPVRRGEMPDVVVGEHIDRDCKSDPAQRKRKIFTNKCLKPGCKQKEMMKVICDQCHKNFCLKHRHPLDHDCSGAGHPLSKAGHAAVTRAPASSSKIVTASSSRAADSSSSLACARGGRAAASQTRSTSPPAVMLQNGLSEEEALQRALEMSLAESARSSAQQPSTQEEEDLALARALSASEAEYQQSQRQGHSSKPSNCSMS, from the exons ATGGAGTTCCCGGACCTGGGCGCGCACTGCTCCTGGCCCGCCTGCCAGCGCCTGG ACTTCCTTCCCCTGAAGTGCGATGCCTGCGAGCAGATCTTCTGCACCGACCACATCGCTTATGCCCAGCACGATTGCACCTCTGCCTACAAGAAG GATGTGCAGGTCCCAGTGTGTCCCCTCTGTAACACCCCAGTCCCTGTGAGGCGGGGGGAGATGCCTGATGTTGTGGTGGGGGAGCACATTGACCGTGACTGCAAGTCTGACCCTGCACAACGCAAGCGTAAG ATCTTCACCAACAAGTGTTTGAAGCCTGGCTGCAAGCAGAAGGAGATGATGAAGGTGATCTGTGACCAGTGCCACAAGAACTTCTGCCTCAAGCATCGGCACCCCCTGGACCACGACTGCAGTGGGGCAGGGCATCCCCTTTCCAAAGCAGG GCATGCTGCAGTTACCAGAGCCCCGGCATCCTCCTCCAAAATAGTCACTGCAtcaagcagcagagcagcagacagCTCCTCTTCTCTGGCCTGTGCCAG aggaggcagagcagctgcgTCGCAGACTCGCAGCACCTCCCCTCCAGCTGTCATGCTGCAGAATGGACTG AGTGAGGAAGAGGCCCTGCAGCGAGCTCTGGAGATGTCCCTGGCAGAGTCGGCacgcagctcagcacagcagcccag cacacaggaggaggaggatctgGCACTGGCCCGGGCGCTGTCGGCGAGCGAAGCCGAGTACCAGCAGTCGCAGCGGCAG GGGCACAGTTCAAAGCCATCCAACTGCAGCATGTCGTAG
- the ZFAND2B gene encoding AN1-type zinc finger protein 2B isoform X1, with product MEFPDLGAHCSWPACQRLDFLPLKCDACEQIFCTDHIAYAQHDCTSAYKKDVQVPVCPLCNTPVPVRRGEMPDVVVGEHIDRDCKSDPAQRKRKIFTNKCLKPGCKQKEMMKVICDQCHKNFCLKHRHPLDHDCSGAGHPLSKAGHAAVTRAPASSSKIVTASSSRAADSSSSLACARGGRAAASQTRSTSPPAVMLQNGLSEEEALQRALEMSLAESARSSAQQPSSTQEEEDLALARALSASEAEYQQSQRQGHSSKPSNCSMS from the exons ATGGAGTTCCCGGACCTGGGCGCGCACTGCTCCTGGCCCGCCTGCCAGCGCCTGG ACTTCCTTCCCCTGAAGTGCGATGCCTGCGAGCAGATCTTCTGCACCGACCACATCGCTTATGCCCAGCACGATTGCACCTCTGCCTACAAGAAG GATGTGCAGGTCCCAGTGTGTCCCCTCTGTAACACCCCAGTCCCTGTGAGGCGGGGGGAGATGCCTGATGTTGTGGTGGGGGAGCACATTGACCGTGACTGCAAGTCTGACCCTGCACAACGCAAGCGTAAG ATCTTCACCAACAAGTGTTTGAAGCCTGGCTGCAAGCAGAAGGAGATGATGAAGGTGATCTGTGACCAGTGCCACAAGAACTTCTGCCTCAAGCATCGGCACCCCCTGGACCACGACTGCAGTGGGGCAGGGCATCCCCTTTCCAAAGCAGG GCATGCTGCAGTTACCAGAGCCCCGGCATCCTCCTCCAAAATAGTCACTGCAtcaagcagcagagcagcagacagCTCCTCTTCTCTGGCCTGTGCCAG aggaggcagagcagctgcgTCGCAGACTCGCAGCACCTCCCCTCCAGCTGTCATGCTGCAGAATGGACTG AGTGAGGAAGAGGCCCTGCAGCGAGCTCTGGAGATGTCCCTGGCAGAGTCGGCacgcagctcagcacagcagcccag cagcacacaggaggaggaggatctgGCACTGGCCCGGGCGCTGTCGGCGAGCGAAGCCGAGTACCAGCAGTCGCAGCGGCAG GGGCACAGTTCAAAGCCATCCAACTGCAGCATGTCGTAG
- the ZFAND2B gene encoding AN1-type zinc finger protein 2B isoform X3, with protein MDVQVPVCPLCNTPVPVRRGEMPDVVVGEHIDRDCKSDPAQRKRKIFTNKCLKPGCKQKEMMKVICDQCHKNFCLKHRHPLDHDCSGAGHPLSKAGHAAVTRAPASSSKIVTASSSRAADSSSSLACARGGRAAASQTRSTSPPAVMLQNGLSEEEALQRALEMSLAESARSSAQQPSSTQEEEDLALARALSASEAEYQQSQRQGHSSKPSNCSMS; from the exons ATG GATGTGCAGGTCCCAGTGTGTCCCCTCTGTAACACCCCAGTCCCTGTGAGGCGGGGGGAGATGCCTGATGTTGTGGTGGGGGAGCACATTGACCGTGACTGCAAGTCTGACCCTGCACAACGCAAGCGTAAG ATCTTCACCAACAAGTGTTTGAAGCCTGGCTGCAAGCAGAAGGAGATGATGAAGGTGATCTGTGACCAGTGCCACAAGAACTTCTGCCTCAAGCATCGGCACCCCCTGGACCACGACTGCAGTGGGGCAGGGCATCCCCTTTCCAAAGCAGG GCATGCTGCAGTTACCAGAGCCCCGGCATCCTCCTCCAAAATAGTCACTGCAtcaagcagcagagcagcagacagCTCCTCTTCTCTGGCCTGTGCCAG aggaggcagagcagctgcgTCGCAGACTCGCAGCACCTCCCCTCCAGCTGTCATGCTGCAGAATGGACTG AGTGAGGAAGAGGCCCTGCAGCGAGCTCTGGAGATGTCCCTGGCAGAGTCGGCacgcagctcagcacagcagcccag cagcacacaggaggaggaggatctgGCACTGGCCCGGGCGCTGTCGGCGAGCGAAGCCGAGTACCAGCAGTCGCAGCGGCAG GGGCACAGTTCAAAGCCATCCAACTGCAGCATGTCGTAG